The Pseudomonas fluorescens genome segment CCAGGAAGTTCGGGCCTTCGTAAAAGCAGTCCACCGGACAGACTTCTACGCAGTCGGTGTACTTGCACTTGATGCAGTTGTCGGTGACGACGAAGGTCATTTCTAATTTTCTCCTCAGGCGGCGGCAGCGTTGCCCCTTCACGGTTGGGGTCGCCAGGTTCGGGAGCGATGTCTGCCAGCCAGGCTAAATAGCCAGCAGCATCCCGAACCGCGCGAGATTCTAACAGCTTGAAGCCGTTTGCGTTATATCCGGTTCTTCAGTGCTTAGATCCGGTTCTTAAGTGCATATAACATTTCGAGTGCCCGGCGCGGTGTCACGTCATCGAGATCCAGCTTGGCCAATTCGTCCAGTACCGGGTGCGGCAGGCTGGCGAACATGTCGCTCTGTTGCGGGGCGGCCGGCTTGCCTTTGACGGCCGGCTTTGGCGCTTCATGAGGCAGCGCAGTGTCTTCCAGTCGGCTCAAGTGCTCGCGGGCTCGCGCGATCACTTCGCTGGGTACACCGGCCAGTTGCGCCACGGCCAGGCCATAGCTCTGGCTCGCCGGCCCCGGCAGGACATGGTGCAGGAACACGATACGTTCGTTGTGTTCGGTCGCGTTGAGATGCACGTTGGCAACTAGCGGCTCGGCTTCCGGCAACACGGTCAGTTCGAAATAGTGCGTGGCAAATAGAGTATAGGCGCGCAAATGCGCCAGTCGCTCGGCCGCCGCCCATGCCAGCGACAAGCCGTCGAACGTGCTGGTGCCGCGACCCACTTCGTCCATCAGCACCAGGCTGCGTTCGGTGGCGTTGTGCAGGATGTTGGCGGTTTCGCTCATTTCCACCATGAAGGTCGAGCGGCCGCCGGCCAGGTCGTCGCTGGAACCGATGCGGGTGAAAATCCGGTCCACCAGCGACAGTTCGCAGCTGGCCGCTGGCACGAAGCTGCCGATGTGCGCCAACAGCACGATCAACGCGGTCTGGCGCATATAGGTGGATTTACCGCCCATGTTCGGACCGGTGATCACCAGCATCCGGGTGTTGTCGTCCAGGCTCAGATCGTTGGCCACGAACGGTGTGGTCAGCACTTGCTCGACCACCGGATGGCGACCCTGGTTGATGCGCATGCACGGTTCGCTGACGAAGGTCGGGCAATTCAGGTCGAGATTCAGAGCACGTTCGGCGAGATTGCTCAGCACATCCAGTTCTGCCAGCGCACCAGCGGTGTCCTGCAGCGGCGGCAACTGGCTGATCAAATCTTCCAGCAACGCCTCATAGAGCATCTTCTCGCGAGCCAGGGCGCGGCTCTTGGCCGACAGTGCCTTGTCCTCGAACTCTTTCAGCTCGGGAGTAATGAAGCGCTCTGCGCCCTTCAGGGTCTGACGACGGATATAGTCCGCCGGAGCCGATTCAGCCTGCTTGCTGGGCAATTCGATGAAGTAGCCGTGAATCCGGTTGTAACCGACTTTCAGGTTGGCCAGGCCGGTACGGGCCTTTTCCCGGGCTTCCAGATCGATCAGGAATTGTCCGGCGTTTTCGCTCAGCGACTGCAGCTCGTCGAGTTCGCTGTCGTAACCGGTTTTCAGCACGCCGCCATCACGGATCACCGCCGGTGGATTGTCGATAATGGCTTTTTCCAGCAGCGCTGCCAGTTCCGGGTAGGTGCTGGTGGTGCTTGCCAGATGTTGCAGGTGCGGCGCTTCGAGGTCGGTCATCGCCACTTGCAGTTCAGGCAGGGCGCCGAGTGCGTCACGCAGACGGGCGAGGTCGCGAGGACGGGCATTGCGCAGACCGATCCGGGCGAGAATCCGCTCGATGTCACCGATCTCTTTCAACTGTGGTTGCAGTTTTTCGAAACGATAACCGTCGAGCAGGCAACGGATCGAGGTCTGGCGCGCCAGCAGCACGGTGAGATCGCGCAGTGGGCGGTTCAGCCAGCGGGTCAGCAAGCGGCTGCCCATGGCGGTCTGGCAACGGTCGACCACCGATTGCAGGGTGTTGTCGCGGCCACCGGCCAGGTTGGTGTCGAGTTCGAGGTTGCGGCGGCTGGCACCGTCCAGCACCACGGTGTCGTCCAGCCGTTCATGACGCAGGCTGCGCAGGTGGGGCAGGGCGGTACGCTGGGTTTCCTTGGCGTACGCCAGCAGGCAACCGGCAGCGCCGATGGCCAGGGTCAACGTTTCGCAGCCGAAACCTTTCAGATCCTGGGTCGAAAACTGCTGGCAGAGACTTTTCAGCGCCGAGTCGCGCTCGAAATCCCACGGTGCGCGGCGGCGAACGCCTCGGCGTTTTTCCGCCGGCAGATCCTTTGGCCAGTCATCCGGGATCAGCAGCTCGACCGGGTTGACCCGCTCAAGCTCCGCCAACAGGTTTTCCCAACCCTTGATTTCCAGCACGGTGAAGTTGCCGCTGGTGATGTCCAGTACCGCGAGGCCGAACAGGCGCTCGTCCCCCAGCACCGCCGCGATCAGGTTGTCGCGACGCTCATCCAGCAATGCCTCATCGCTGACCGTGCCCGGGGTGATGATTCGCACTACCTGACGCTCGACCGGGCCCTTGCTGGTGGCCGGGTCGCCAACCTGCTCGCAGATCACTACCGACTCGCCCAGCTTGACCAGTTTCGCCAGATAGCCTTCCGCCGCGTGATACGGAATCCCGCACATCGGAATTGCCTGCCCTGCCGACTGCCCGCGGGCGGTCAGGGTGATGTCCAGCAACTTGGCCGCCTTCTTCGCGTCTTCGTAGAAGATCTCGTAGAAGTCGCCCATGCGGTAGAACATCAGCTGGTCCGGGTGCTGATTCTTCAGGCGCCAGTACTGCTGCATCATCGGAGTGTGGGAGGACAGGTCGGAGACGGCTTTATTCATCGGATTGTCAGGTAACTCGTTGGAAGATGTGGGGCAAAAGCGGGGCGGTCGCCGGGCTTTTCCGCGATGGGCGCAAGGTTACCATGGGCGGTCTGTTGGACGCAGGCATCGCGGCCGGGTGACAGGTATATGGCGCAAAAAGCTCGACTATGCACGATTTATGCAAATCAGCATTTGTCATCCCGAAAAACTTCAAGCACTATGCGCGTTATGCAAAAACGCAACGTATCCTCCGTCTTAAGAGCACTGCTCGATCAGCACGGGATCTCCCCCACGGAGCTCCACCGTCGCACCGGCGTGCCTCAATCCACTCTCTCGCGGATTCTCAGCGGGAAGATCGTCGATCCTTCGGATAAACATATTTCGAAGATTGCCGAGTACTTCGCCGTGAGCACCGATCAGTTGCGCGGGCGCGCGGATGTCGCGCCGGTTGCCGGCGGCGGGCGCGAGGAGTTGCATTCCGAACTCAAGGACATAAGCCTGTGGGACGATGACACGCCCGTCGATGACGACGAGGTGTCCGTGCCCTTCCTTCGCGAGGTTGAATTGGCTGCTGGATCAGGAAGATTCGTCATCGAAGAGAGCGAGCGCTCCAGCCTGCGCTTTGGCAAGCGCAGCCTGCGCCATAATGGCGTGCAGTTCGACCAGGCCAAATGCGTGACCGTACGGGGCAACAGCATGTTGCCGGTGCTGCGCGACGGCGCCACGGTCGGTGTCAACGCCGGCAAGTGCGGGATCGGCGACATCATCGATGGCGACCTTTATGCGATCAACCACAACGGTCAATTGCGGGTGAAACAGCTCTACCGCCTGCCTACCGGTATCCGTCTGCGCAGCTTCAATCGCGACGAGCATCCGGACGAGGACTACAGCTTCCAGGATATGCAGGACGAGCAGATCGTCATCCTCGGTCACGTCTTCTGGTGGGGCATGTACGCCCGATAACGATCCCTCTCTCAGATAGAACCCGCCCACGGCGGGTTTTTTTTCGCCCCTAGAAAACCGGACAACCCTTGATTGGCGGGGGTTTCATGCATCCGCGCATTTCTCATGCATAAATAAATGCATTTACGCATTGACTGTATATGCATCCATGCATATTCTTGCCACCAAGCCGCTCGACAAAGCGGCTGGCAACAACAGCTCTTTAGTTCCACAAGAACAGGCAGCGATGAACCGGCCTCAACGGTTCAGAGGGTTGGCAACTGACCCGGGTGTGCAGCGTAAAGCACCAGAAGCAGTTATCCGGCGGGCAGGGACCGCGGTCGGAAAAACAATTTGAATGGACTCGTACCGCGCCAGTAGCGCCGAAAAGTCAGCTTCCTTCACACGTACACAGGATTGAAGGAAGGCGAAGGAGCGCATTACTGAAAAGCCCGGCGGACTGCCGGGCTTTTTGGAATGCCTACCTGACGCAGGCCGCTTCACCGAAGCTTCACGGCATAAACGCAGTCAGGCGGAGAATCAAAAGGATTTGCAGATGCTGAAAGACTGCCGTTGCGGCTATTGCAAACGACTGCTCGCCCGGGTGGGTGAGTACACAGAACTCCAGATCAAATGTTCCCGCTGCGGAACATTGAATCATGTGAAGGCCACGAGTCTCGAGCGATCGCCTGTGAGCGACATGAGCACAATCAAGTGCACAAGACTATCCGACTCTATAGGTAAAAAATGAAATCGATCAAAACTCATCTGGGTTCGATGCTGTTGTCCCTGACGCTGCTGGCTGCCAGCGGTTCCGCCTTTGCGGCCGAACTGGTCGTCAATGGAAGCTTTGAAACCCCCGGTTGCGCTAACGACTGCATCTTGAATACACCCGCTCAGGCTGACTTCATCAGCGGCTGGACAACGTTCCTGTCCGGTGTCGAGTACATGAACGTCCGCGCCGCCATCGGCAGTTCGGTTGCTGCCGATGGCGCAATGGCCGTTGATCTTGCCAACTATGTTTACGAAAACGGCGGCGGAATTCAGCAAAACATCAACACCGTCGTGGGCGCAAAGTATCGCCTGACTTTTAGCGCCGGTAACTCGAAGTATGTGAATCGCACCGGCAATGGTGTCATCAACGTCAAGATAGCCGGACAAACCACAAGCTTCGACACGCCTGTGGCGACAGGTGATGCAACCGTATGGGAAACCAGAAGTCTGGACTTCACCGCCACTACTTCGCAAACGACCCTGAGCTTCTGGAACGAGCAGAATCCCAATGCTCATTTCGCGTTCATTGACAAGGTCAGCGTAGTACCTCTTTAAGGGATAGCCTGCGGGCACTCCTTGAGTGCCCGCTTTCAGAGACATCGTTTGAAACCAAAATACATCACACATCAAACTTTCAAGGAGGCGTGACATGACAACCGAGCAACAAGCGTTGGCTGACATGCCGATCTGGCTGGTCATCCTCCTTGCCGTCGTGGGCGGGGTGTCCGGCGAAATGTGGCGCGCCGACAAGGAGGGCGCCCGTGGCTGGCCACTGCTTCGGCGGCTCGCCCTGCGCTCCGGCGCCTGCATGATCTGCGGCGTCTCGGCGATCATGCTGCTGTACGCCGCCGGCATGTCGATCTGGGCTGCTGGCGCGTTTGGCTGCCTGACGGCCATGGCCGGTGCCGACGTGGCCATCGGTCTGTACGAACGCTGGGCCGCCAAGCGCATTGGCGTCTGCGAAGTTCCCCCGCGCGATCCGCAGTAACCCTTTCACTTTCCTGTCTCGCTGCACGCTGTGCGGTGGGACTGCGCGTGGACATTCGAAAAGGAGGTCATGCATGCCTACACCGATCCGGCAGCCGTCGCAACTGTTCACGGCAATGGCGACAGCCTTGCGCAACAACGCCGACCTGAACGTGCAGGTCGGCAGTCAGGATGACTTCACGGCCCCCGGCGACAAGGCCTGGGTGCTGATCGACATCGAACGCAATGCACCAGGAGAACGCGCTGCCAACGGGCGTATCGCCCATGTGCTGACGCTGTCACTGCAAGTCATCCCGGCGCTTTCCGCCACGGCGTTCGCTGCCTGTGACCTGATCGCCGCCCTGAAAAACCTGATCACCGACAATCGTTGGGGCCTGCCCGGCGATCAATGCGATCTGCCGATGAATATCGATGGGCTGCCGTCACTGGCGATTCGCGCCGATCAGCCCAACAAGGCCTGGACACTGACCTTCAATCAGACCCTGTACCTGGGTCCGACCCTGCTGGACGACCCGCTCGGCACACCGAAATTCGCCCGCACCTGGGAAGTCAGCGACATCGACGATCCCGACCAATACACCACGCTGGAGGCCTGACCGATGTTCGACGCATTACTGCGTATGCAACTGGGCCCGATCATCGAACGCCTGGCGGAAATGGAGGCCGAGATCGAAGACCTGCACCGACGCGCCGAGAGTTATTGCCGCATCGGCATCTGTCAGGAGGTCGATGCGGCGAGCAACACCTGCAAGGTCAGCCACGGTGGATTGCTCACCCCGGCCATCAAGTTCTTCAACCCCAGCGCCGGCGCGCAGAGCGAGTCGCGGATCCCGACGGTGGGCGAACAATGCCTGCTGTTCAACTACGGCAGCGGCGAAAGCGGCGCGCAAAGCGTGGCGTTGTTCGGCCTGAACAGTGACCGTTTTCCACCGACCTCGACGGTGCCGACGTTGACCCGTCGCGTCCATCAGGACGGCAGCGAAAGCGGCTACGACGACGCCACTCACACGCTGCATTGGCAAAACGGTCCGGCCGCCTTCAACGGCTCCCGAGAATCGCTTGAACTGAGCATCGGCCCGGCGCGGCTGGCGATGACAGCGCAAGCGATCAACCTGCAGCTGGGCGCGGTCGGCCTGACCATCGACGCCTCGGGCGTGCACTTCAGCGGCCCGTTGGTGGATCACCAGGGTCGCGTCATCAGCCCCTGAATCAAGAGCTTCCCATGATCGGAATCGATAGAGACACCGGGGCCACGGTCGACGACTGGCTGCAATTCGTGCAGCGCGCGACCCGGGCCCTGACCACGCCGCTGGGCACCCGGCAAAAAAGGCCCCTTTATGGTTCGTTGATCCCCACGCTGTTGGGGCAAAACCTGGGCGATGACGTTCTGCTTCTGGCCCAGAGTCACGCTGCGCAGGCTTTCTACAACGCGCAGAACGGCATCGGAGATTTCCAGCCAGGCGTGATCGTCGCCACGCGTCAGGGCGCCGGTCTGCTGCTGCGTTTCGCCGGCACCTGGAAAAACCGCCAACAGACTTTCGAGGTCGTGACATGAGCATGTTGATCCCGGGCCAGAACCAACTGGCCGAACCCTCTTTGATCAAGGTCGAGGCCTTCGAGGATCTGCTGGCCGAGTTCAAGACCTTCGTCCTGGAATACGTCGGTACCCGCTCGCCGCAGAGCGCTGCGAAACTCAAGACCAGCCTGGACAACGAAAGCGAATTGCTGACGATGGCGCTCGAAGCGTTTTGCGTTCGCTTGCAAAGCCACGAACGCAAATACAACGCTCGCATCAAGCAAATGCTGGCGTGGTGGGCCACCGGCAGCAACCTTGATGCGCGGCTCGCGGACATGGGGTTGGAGCGGCAGTTGCTCGACCCGGGCGACCCGGCAGCGTTTCCGCCGGTGCCGGCGATTTACGAGAGCGACGATGATGCCCGGTTGCGTTATTACCTGGCGCCCCATGCGCCGGCGGCGGGGTCGCGGATGCAGTATCGCCGCGAGGTGTTCACCCTCGGCGAACGGCCGGCGGTGAAAGTCGAATCCACCGATGCCGGCGTCGTCAACGTCACCTACACCTTTGCCCCGGACGGCCTCGCTGCGCAGGTCAAGGATGGCAATGGCCGCCGCACGGCCCCCGGTGAAGTGCAGGTGACGGTGCTGTCCCGCGACGCCGACGGCACACCGTCCGCCGCACTGCTCGACGGCGTGCGCCAGCACTTCGCCCGGCCCGATGTCTGTCCGGAAACCGACAAGGTCACGGTCAAAGGCGCCGAGATTCAGCGCTACAAAATCCGCGTCGTGGCAAAGATCAATTCCGGCCCCGATTCGGGCCTGACCAAAGTCGCCGCCGAGCAACATCTGCAAGCCTACGCCGACAGCTGCCATCGCCTGGAAGGCCGGATCGACCCGAGCTGGATCGACTACACGCTGCACAGCGCCGGCGCCGTGCAATTGCGGATTCTTGAACCGCTGACACCGATCGTGTGCAGCGCGTTTCAAGCACCGTACTGCACGGCGGTCGAAGTCGAGGTGCAGACGCTATGACCGATCAGACACCGCGACCGACCCTGCTGCCGGCCAATAGCTCGGCGCTGGAACGGGCACTCGACATCGGCCTCGGCGCTTTGCTCGACCGCATCGCGCCGCCGTTCCCCGAACTGATGAACCCGAGCTCGACACCCCTCGCGTTCCTGCCGTATCTCGCAGCGGATCGCGGCGTGGCCGAATGGAGCACCGACGCACCGGAAGCCGAGAAGCGCCTGACCGTCGAACTGGCCTGGCCAACCGCGCGTCAGGCCGGCACCCACAAGGCACTGGAAAACGCTGCCAAGGGCTTGCAACTCAGGCCTGAAGTCCGCGCCTGGTATGAACAGACACCGCCCGGCGAACCCTACAGCTTTTCCGTGCGGGCCTTCAGCGAACAACCCTACAGCGAAGAAATCGACGCCCGTCTCGACCGACGCCTGGCCGATGCCAAGAGCGAACGGGACGTGCTGTCGGTGTCGGTAGGGCTTAGCGCCTTCGGCAAACACGTCATCGGCGCCGCGACCTTCTGCGGTGAGTTGACCACGGTTTATCCGGTGTTCCTCGAAGGGCTCGAGACATCTGGCGAGGCCTTCATGGCGGCTGCGCTGTACACCGTCGAAACATCCACTATTTATCCTCAGGGGGCCTGAATGGCTGACTATTACACCCTGCTCACCAATGCAGGGATTGCCTACGAAACCGCCTGCAAGGCAGCGGGCGTACCGATCAAGTTGACGCAGATTTCCGTCGGCGACGGCGGCGGCGCGGTCTACAACCCGGCCGCGACCGCCACCGCGCTCAAACGCGAAGTCTGGCGCGGACCGCTCAATGCGTTGTTCCAGGACGAGAAGAATCCGAGCTGGCTGCTCGCCGAAGTCACCATCCCGCCGGACGTCGGCGGCTGGTACGTGCGTGAAGCCGGCCTTTGGACCGACACCGGCATTCTCTACGCCATCGTCAAATACCCGGAGTCGTTCAAACCGGTGCTGGCCACTTCAGGCTCGGGCAAAGAGTTCTACATCCGCTCGATTTTCGAGACCAGCAATGCCTCACTGGTGACGCTGCTGATCGATGACACGGTGGTCAAGGCCACTCGGGCGTGGGTCATGAGCTACCTCGCCGAAGAACTCGGCAAACTCGACGGCAAACAGTCGGCTCGCGTCGCCGCCACCGCCAACGTGGTGTTGAACGGCGCGCAGCAGATCGACGGCGTGGCGGTGATCGCCGGCGACCGTGTGCTGCTGCCGAATCAGACCCTGGCCAAGGACAACGGCCTGTGGATCGTCGCCAACGGCGACTGGGTTCGGGCCAACGATGCCAACGTCAGCGCCAAGGTCACACCGGGCCTGACGGTGATGGTGGAGGAGGGTACGCTCAACGGCGATTCGCTGTGGCACCTGACCACCAACGCGCCGATCACTCTTGGCACAACCGCGCTGACATTCAAGATGCTGGCAGGGCGCACCGGGATTGCCGCCGGGACTTACAAGAGTCTGAGCGTCGACGAATACGGCCGCGCGACGGCCGGCTCGAATCCCGACACGTTGTCCGGGTTTGGCATCAAAGATTCGTACACCAAGGCTGAAGTCGAGGCGCTGATTGCCAAGGCTTCTGCGTTGCCGGTGGGATCGATTGTGGCGTTCCCTGTCGATACACCGCCACCGGGTTTTCTGGAGCTGGACAACAGCGTCAAGAGCAGCGCGACCTACCCTGACTTGAGCGCCTATCTGGGTGGCAAGTTCAACAAGGGGGATGAGGGTGTCGGGAATTTCCGGTTGCCTGAGGCGCGTGGGGAATTCTTGCGGGGTTGGGATCATGGGCGTGGGGTGGATGCCGGGCGTGGCATTGGCAGTTGGCAGGCTGATGACAACAAGGCACATACGCATACAGCCGTTG includes the following:
- a CDS encoding LexA family transcriptional regulator, with the protein product MQKRNVSSVLRALLDQHGISPTELHRRTGVPQSTLSRILSGKIVDPSDKHISKIAEYFAVSTDQLRGRADVAPVAGGGREELHSELKDISLWDDDTPVDDDEVSVPFLREVELAAGSGRFVIEESERSSLRFGKRSLRHNGVQFDQAKCVTVRGNSMLPVLRDGATVGVNAGKCGIGDIIDGDLYAINHNGQLRVKQLYRLPTGIRLRSFNRDEHPDEDYSFQDMQDEQIVILGHVFWWGMYAR
- a CDS encoding baseplate J/gp47 family protein, encoding MSMLIPGQNQLAEPSLIKVEAFEDLLAEFKTFVLEYVGTRSPQSAAKLKTSLDNESELLTMALEAFCVRLQSHERKYNARIKQMLAWWATGSNLDARLADMGLERQLLDPGDPAAFPPVPAIYESDDDARLRYYLAPHAPAAGSRMQYRREVFTLGERPAVKVESTDAGVVNVTYTFAPDGLAAQVKDGNGRRTAPGEVQVTVLSRDADGTPSAALLDGVRQHFARPDVCPETDKVTVKGAEIQRYKIRVVAKINSGPDSGLTKVAAEQHLQAYADSCHRLEGRIDPSWIDYTLHSAGAVQLRILEPLTPIVCSAFQAPYCTAVEVEVQTL
- a CDS encoding phage baseplate protein, with amino-acid sequence MIGIDRDTGATVDDWLQFVQRATRALTTPLGTRQKRPLYGSLIPTLLGQNLGDDVLLLAQSHAAQAFYNAQNGIGDFQPGVIVATRQGAGLLLRFAGTWKNRQQTFEVVT
- a CDS encoding phage tail protein I, producing MTDQTPRPTLLPANSSALERALDIGLGALLDRIAPPFPELMNPSSTPLAFLPYLAADRGVAEWSTDAPEAEKRLTVELAWPTARQAGTHKALENAAKGLQLRPEVRAWYEQTPPGEPYSFSVRAFSEQPYSEEIDARLDRRLADAKSERDVLSVSVGLSAFGKHVIGAATFCGELTTVYPVFLEGLETSGEAFMAAALYTVETSTIYPQGA
- a CDS encoding phage holin family protein: MTTEQQALADMPIWLVILLAVVGGVSGEMWRADKEGARGWPLLRRLALRSGACMICGVSAIMLLYAAGMSIWAAGAFGCLTAMAGADVAIGLYERWAAKRIGVCEVPPRDPQ
- a CDS encoding Com family DNA-binding transcriptional regulator, with product MLKDCRCGYCKRLLARVGEYTELQIKCSRCGTLNHVKATSLERSPVSDMSTIKCTRLSDSIGKK
- the mutS gene encoding DNA mismatch repair protein MutS; its protein translation is MNKAVSDLSSHTPMMQQYWRLKNQHPDQLMFYRMGDFYEIFYEDAKKAAKLLDITLTARGQSAGQAIPMCGIPYHAAEGYLAKLVKLGESVVICEQVGDPATSKGPVERQVVRIITPGTVSDEALLDERRDNLIAAVLGDERLFGLAVLDITSGNFTVLEIKGWENLLAELERVNPVELLIPDDWPKDLPAEKRRGVRRRAPWDFERDSALKSLCQQFSTQDLKGFGCETLTLAIGAAGCLLAYAKETQRTALPHLRSLRHERLDDTVVLDGASRRNLELDTNLAGGRDNTLQSVVDRCQTAMGSRLLTRWLNRPLRDLTVLLARQTSIRCLLDGYRFEKLQPQLKEIGDIERILARIGLRNARPRDLARLRDALGALPELQVAMTDLEAPHLQHLASTTSTYPELAALLEKAIIDNPPAVIRDGGVLKTGYDSELDELQSLSENAGQFLIDLEAREKARTGLANLKVGYNRIHGYFIELPSKQAESAPADYIRRQTLKGAERFITPELKEFEDKALSAKSRALAREKMLYEALLEDLISQLPPLQDTAGALAELDVLSNLAERALNLDLNCPTFVSEPCMRINQGRHPVVEQVLTTPFVANDLSLDDNTRMLVITGPNMGGKSTYMRQTALIVLLAHIGSFVPAASCELSLVDRIFTRIGSSDDLAGGRSTFMVEMSETANILHNATERSLVLMDEVGRGTSTFDGLSLAWAAAERLAHLRAYTLFATHYFELTVLPEAEPLVANVHLNATEHNERIVFLHHVLPGPASQSYGLAVAQLAGVPSEVIARAREHLSRLEDTALPHEAPKPAVKGKPAAPQQSDMFASLPHPVLDELAKLDLDDVTPRRALEMLYALKNRI
- a CDS encoding DUF642 domain-containing protein is translated as MKSIKTHLGSMLLSLTLLAASGSAFAAELVVNGSFETPGCANDCILNTPAQADFISGWTTFLSGVEYMNVRAAIGSSVAADGAMAVDLANYVYENGGGIQQNINTVVGAKYRLTFSAGNSKYVNRTGNGVINVKIAGQTTSFDTPVATGDATVWETRSLDFTATTSQTTLSFWNEQNPNAHFAFIDKVSVVPL
- a CDS encoding phage baseplate assembly protein V — protein: MFDALLRMQLGPIIERLAEMEAEIEDLHRRAESYCRIGICQEVDAASNTCKVSHGGLLTPAIKFFNPSAGAQSESRIPTVGEQCLLFNYGSGESGAQSVALFGLNSDRFPPTSTVPTLTRRVHQDGSESGYDDATHTLHWQNGPAAFNGSRESLELSIGPARLAMTAQAINLQLGAVGLTIDASGVHFSGPLVDHQGRVISP